The Candidozyma auris chromosome 1, complete sequence genome includes a region encoding these proteins:
- a CDS encoding glycosylphosphatidylinositol-alpha 1,4 mannosyltransferase I translates to MVALSTNKVIALGLLLRIGFFLFGIVQDKLSPVKYTDIDYVVFSDAAQYVASDKSPYMRETYRYTPLLAWILLPGTLGGLWEHYGKAVFILCDMLTGILIIKSLQRDVIPDTRPSATFFQRNKLPILSAIWILNPMVITISTRGSSESVLSCLIMLAIENLMQGQLFMSAVWLGLSIHFKIYPVIFLPAIMLHLVAKRPSLIRGLSNVPVIGWINSANMLYFVVTLVALALTNFTMYHFYGYEFLYHSYIYHLTRLDHRHNFSLYNTALQAKAAKDYLINKPEGIDVISLVFGNIEKIAFVPQLLLSGIIIPVALARQNLMGCLFIQTLTFVTFNKVITSQYFIWYLIFLPGYLAKSKIIRTEYRLKGFIMIASWVLGQGLWLFYAYRLEFIGENTFNELLIASVIFFITNCWLIGEFISSA, encoded by the coding sequence ATGGTGGCCTTGAGCACGAACAAAGTTATTGCTTTGGGATTGTTACTCAGAATTGGgtttttcctctttggaatTGTTCAGGATAAGCTTCTGCCCGTCAAGTATACGGACATAGACTATGTTGTATTCTCTGATGCTGCTCAGTACGTAGCGCTGGATAAATCGCCATACATGAGAGAGACCTACAGATACACGCCATTGCTAGCCTGGATTCTATTACCGGGAACACTTGGGGGCTTATGGGAACATTATGGGAAAGCAGTCTTCATTCTCTGTGATATGTTGACAGGCATTCTAATCATCAAGTCTCTTCAACGAGATGTGATTCCTGATACCAGACCATCGGCAACATTCTTCCAGAGGAATAAATTGCCAATCCTTTCTGCTATTTGGATTCTTAACCCTATGGTGATAACTATCAGTACCAGGGGTTCATCTGAGAGTGTGTTGTCGTGCCTCATAATGTTAGCTATTGAGAATCTCATGCAAGGCCAATTGTTTATGTCTGCCGTGTGGTTGGGATTGTCGATTCACTTTAAGATTTACCCAGTGATATTCTTGCCTGCTATCATGCTCCATCTTGTCGCAAAGCGGCCCTCATTGATCAGAGGCTTGCTGAATGTACCTGTCATCGGCTGGATCAATTCGGCCAACATGCTATACTTCGTGGTAACATTGGTTGCATTAGCGCTCACAAACTTCACGATGTACCACTTTTACGGTTACGAGTTCTTATATCATTCTTATATCTATCACTTGACTCGTTTAGACCATCGCCACAACTTTTCATTGTACAACACGGCACTTCAAGCCAAGGCAGCGAAAGATTATCTCATCAATAAGCCTGAAGGAATCGATGTAATAAGCCTTGTTTTTGGAAATATTGAAAAGATAGCTTTTGTCCCCCAGTTGTTACTTTCAGGAATCATTATCCCAGTGGCCCTAGCCAGACAAAACCTTATGGGCTGCCTTTTTATACAGACACTCACCTTTGTCACCTTTAACAAGGTGATCACATCACAATACTTCATTTGGTATTTGATCTTCTTACCAGGCTATCTTGCTAAGTCCAAAATCATAAGAACTGAGTATAGGCTCAAAGGGTTCATAATGATTGCATCTTGGGTGCTTGGTCAAGGCTTGTGGCTATTTTACGCGTACAGGTTGGAATTTATTGGAGAGAATACATTTAATGAGCTCTTGATAGCATCAGTTATATTTTTCATCACAAATTGTTGGCTCATAGGTGAGTTTATATCCCTGGCGTGA
- a CDS encoding exosome non-catalytic core subunit SKI6, with protein MSRMELYSPEGLRIDGRRWNELRRFECQINTHPHSSDGSSYVEHGNTKVMCIVKGPMEPHSRAQQDQTDASIEVNINVASFSTLERKKRNKNEKRIVELKATLERTFEQSVLTHLYPKTLIEIEVQVLAQDGGMLASITNAITLALIDAGIAIYDYVSAVTVGLHDQTPLLDLNSLEEGDMSCLTVGVVGKSEKMAMLLMEDKMPIDHLESVLGIAIAGSHKIRELLDDEVRRHGNKRLAKLQSKA; from the coding sequence ATGTCCCGTATGGAACTATACTCACCAGAGGGACTCCGGATTGATGGAAGGAGGTGGAACGAATTGCGTCGGTTCGAGTGCCAGATCAATACCCATCCACATTCTTCGGATGGCTCTTCATATGTGGAACATGGAAATACGAAGGTGATGTGCATTGTCAAGGGACCTATGGAACCTCATTCAAGAGCACAGCAAGATCAGACGGATGCATCAATAGAAGTCAATATAAACGTTGCCAGTTTTTCGACTctagaaagaaaaaagagaaacaaaaaCGAAAAACGTATTGTGGAGCTTAAAGCTACGCTTGAAAGAACTTTCGAACAGAGTGTGCTCACACATCTATACCCTAAAACGTTGATCGAAATAGAGGTTCAGGTATTGGCGCAAGACGGTGGAATGTTGGCCAGTATCACCAATGCAATCACTTTGGCTCTCATAGATGCAGGTATTGCTATATATGATTACGTTTCCGCCGTGACAGTGGGCCTACATGATCAGACGCCATTATTGGATCTTAATTCGTTGGAGGAGGGAGATATGAGCTGTTTGACTGTTGGGGTTGTGGGTAAGAGCGAAAAGATGGCTATGTTACTTATGGAAGATAAAATGCCCATTGATCATTTAGAGTCAGTATTGGGAATAGCTATTGCGGGAAGTCATAAAATAAGAGAGTTACTTGATGACGAGGTCAGAAGGCACGGAAACAAAAGACTCGCCAAACTACAGAGCAAGGCCTAG
- the ERV29 gene encoding Erv29p — protein MSYRGPNQFNNQFGGGQFQPNQFSQGQFQPNQFQHNQFQAPLGRPPANIGPVPSQSSGLEKLESISKQIESVFDTYGAPLKPYVPAIGRLFIVATFYEDAIRIFCQWSEQVYYLHVYRKIWKWLTVLFLFSNIILMLGASTLLVFRKHSMYATSVLCGIVILQGMFYGLIFDSQFLLRNLSVVGGLILAFSDSLVRDKRSLSMPGLPMLNNKDDKKYFLLAGRLLLIFLFLGFVFSANWSFMRVLIILVGLAACTSIVVGFKTKIAAGVLTVLLFTYNVFVNQFWRYSSFNANRDFLKYEFFQTLSIVGGLLIIVNAGAGELSIDEKKKIY, from the coding sequence ATGTCGTACAGAGGCCCCAATCAATTCAACAACCAGTTCGGTGGTGGCCAATTCCAGCCTAACCAATTCAGTCAGGGTCAGTTCCAGCCTAATCAATTTCAGCACAACCAGTTTCAGGCCCCCCTTGGAAGACCGCCTGCCAATATTGGTCCGGTGCCTTCCCAGCTGTCTGGGTTGGAAAAACTCGAGAGTATCTCGAAGCAGATCGAGTCCGTGTTCGATACATACGGTGCTCCTTTGAAGCCCTACGTTCCTGCCATTGGCCGCCTTTTCATCGTTGCTACTTTTTACGAGGATGCCATCAGAATCTTCTGCCAGTGGTCTGAGCAGGTGTACTACTTGCATGTTTACAGAAAAATTTGGAAGTGGCTCACTGTgctcttcctttttctgAACATCATTTTGATGTTGGGTGCTTCAACCCTATTGGTGTTCAGAAAACATTCAATGTACGCCACCTCTGTACTCTGCGGCATTGTCATTTTGCAAGGCATGTTTTACGGCTTGATATTTGATAGTCagtttttgttgagaaatTTGTCGGTCGTTGGAGGTTTGATTTTGGCATTTTCCGACTCTCTCGTCAGAGACAAGAGATCTTTATCAATGCCTGGATTACCGATGCTCAACAATAAGGATGACAAAAAGTATTTCTTGTTGGCTGGCAGATTgttgttgatcttcttaTTCTTGGGATTTGTCTTTTCAGCGAACTGGTCCTTCATGAGAGTGCTTATCATTCTTGTTGGTCTTGCCGCGTGTACGTCGATTGTTGTTGGTTTCAAGACCAAGATTGCTGCTGGTGTATTGACCGTTCTTCTATTCACTTACAATGTATTTGTCAACCAGTTCTGGAGATACTCATCCTTCAATGCCAACCgtgacttcttgaagtatgAGTTCTTCCAGACTTTGTCTATTGTTGGTGGCCTTTTAATTATTGTCAATGCTGGAGCTGGTGAGTTGTCtattgatgagaaaaagaagatctaCTAA
- the CYT2 gene encoding cytochrome c1 heme lyase CYT2, which translates to MGEESKCPVDHSQRSTWMEKMGKSTPQVEPQSNPEASSCPVDHTARSRWLNSVKVSSQGAPEDLEVEGCSSDKLKEEPVLETASNLPLDREISSIPRTDTRTNWIYPSQKQFFEAMKRKKWNPEANDMSTVVPIHNHVNELAWRHILNWERSHLEESKQKCGGISLTSFKGDSKKLTPRAWIKSTLLGQEKPFDRHDWTVDRCGVEVPYVLDFYSAGEKGGVFVDVRPKIDSWEGFKLRISRALGWA; encoded by the coding sequence ATGGGCGAAGAGTCGAAATGTCCTGTGGATCATTCTCAGAGGAGTACGtggatggagaagatggGCAAGCTGACCCCTCAAGTAGAACCGCAAAGTAATCCTGAAGCATCATCCTGCCCCGTTGATCATACCGCTAGATCTAGATGGTTAAACAGTGTAAAAGTCTCATCGCAAGGAGCACCAGAGGATTTGGAAGTTGAGGGCTGCTCCTCTGATaagctcaaagaagaacCCGTTCTTGAAACCGCGTCAAACCTTCCGCTAGATCGAGAGATAAGTTCGATTCCTAGGACAGACACAAGAACCAACTGGATCTATCCATCCCAAAAACAATTCTTTGAGgcaatgaaaagaaaaaagtggaACCCTGAGGCAAATGATATGCTGACTGTTGTTCCAATTCACAACCATGTGAATGAGCTTGCATGGAGACATATTCTTAATTGGGAAAGAAGCCActtggaagaaagcaaGCAGAAGTGCGGTGGGATATCCTTAACAAGTTTCAAAGGTGATCTGAAGAAGCTTACGCCACGTGCGTGGATAAAGTCTACTCTTCTTGGCCAGGAGAAGCCATTCGACAGACACGATTGGACAGTCGACCGGTGTGGGGTGGAGGTGCCTTACGTTCTTGATTTCTACAGCGCAGGTGAGAAGGGCGGAGTCTTTGTGGATGTCAGACCAAAGATCGATTCATGGGAAGGCTTTAAGTTGAGGATTAGCAGAGCTTTGGGGTGGGCATGA